ACCGCAGCCATGTGATCAATATGCTGGATGGCGCCGCGCTGGCGGCATTGATTGCTCAGGAGAAACCGGATTTCGTCGTCCCTGAAATCGAAGCCATCGCTACCGATATGCTGGTTGAACTGGAAAAACAGGGTCAGCACGTGGTCCCTACCGCGCGTGCCGCAAAACTGACCATGAACCGCGAAGGTATTCGCCGCCTGGCGGCGGAAGAGCTGTCGCTGCCGACCTCCAGCTATCGCTTTGCCGACAGCCGCGAAGCCTTCTTCGCCGCCGCCGATGAAATTGGATTCCCGTGCATCGTAAAACCGGTGATGAGTTCTTCCGGTAAAGGCCAGAGCTTCATCCGCGAAGCTGCGCAGCTGGAAGCGGCGTGGGAATATGCCCAACAGGGCGGCCGCGCGGGCGCAGGCCGGGTGATTGTGGAAGGCGTGGTGAAGTTTGATTTCGAGATCACCCTGCTGACCATCAGCGCGGTTGACGGCATTCACTTCTGCGCACCTATCGGCCACCGTCAGGAAGATGGCGACTATCGCGAATCCTGGCAGCCGCAGCAGATGAGCGATCTGGCACTGCAGCGTGCGCAGGATATTGCGCGCAAAGTGGTGGAAGCCCTGGGCGGTCGCGGCCTGTTTGGCGTTGAGCTGTTTGTCTGCGGCGACGAAGTGGTCTTCAGCGAAGTGTCCCCGCGCCCACACGATACCGGTATGGTGACGCTGATTTCTCAGGACGTTTCCGAGTTTGCCCTGCACGTTCGCGCCTTCCTCGGGCTGCCCGTTGGCGGCATTCGTCAGTACGGCCCGTCGGCGTCGGCGGTGATCCTGCCGCAGCTGGACAGCGATAACGTCCAGTTTGGTAACCTGCAGGCGGCACTCGGCGCGGGCCTGCAGCTGCGCCTGTTCGGTAAGCCGGAAATTCGCGGTCAGCGTCGACTGGGCGTGACGCTGGCGACCGGCGAAAATATTGATGACGCGGTGCAGCGTGCCGTGGCGGCAGCGGCAAGCGTGAAGGTGAGCGGCTGATACGGCGGTGTTGATCCGGCAGAAGGGCTGACGCGCCCGCTGCTACATTCATCAGCGCTGCTCCACAGCGACACCGGATAACGTGGCGAACGCCGTTCTGCGGATTTCGCCACGTTAAGCGCATGGACGCGCGAATCAAGGGCCAGCGTGCCGGCTCACGCCGTGACCGCCTTCCCCTGCCTCAGTAAAAA
The sequence above is a segment of the Erwinia sp. SLM-02 genome. Coding sequences within it:
- the purT gene encoding formate-dependent phosphoribosylglycinamide formyltransferase, encoding MTTLGTALRPQATRVMLLGSGELGKEVALECQRLGVEVIAVDRYADAPAMHVAHRSHVINMLDGAALAALIAQEKPDFVVPEIEAIATDMLVELEKQGQHVVPTARAAKLTMNREGIRRLAAEELSLPTSSYRFADSREAFFAAADEIGFPCIVKPVMSSSGKGQSFIREAAQLEAAWEYAQQGGRAGAGRVIVEGVVKFDFEITLLTISAVDGIHFCAPIGHRQEDGDYRESWQPQQMSDLALQRAQDIARKVVEALGGRGLFGVELFVCGDEVVFSEVSPRPHDTGMVTLISQDVSEFALHVRAFLGLPVGGIRQYGPSASAVILPQLDSDNVQFGNLQAALGAGLQLRLFGKPEIRGQRRLGVTLATGENIDDAVQRAVAAAASVKVSG